The Pseudomonas sp. FP2309 genome has a window encoding:
- a CDS encoding N-acetyltransferase, with product MPEYFQLLRRDLRGSLPAPQWPAGTCLDHYRDELAPAIHAVLRMTQEQGGGRVPNLETWRHQFVTDAEFDPTLCLVASNGDGILGVAHCWTSAFIKNLAVHPCAQGQGLGRALLLHSFQVFKQRGEPCVDLKVLESNLRARQLYESAGMVFVLRDVLGDG from the coding sequence GTGCCTGAGTATTTCCAACTGCTACGCCGCGACCTGCGCGGCAGCCTGCCTGCGCCGCAATGGCCGGCCGGTACGTGCCTGGATCATTACCGCGACGAGCTGGCTCCGGCGATCCACGCGGTGTTGCGCATGACCCAGGAACAGGGCGGCGGCCGCGTGCCCAACCTGGAAACCTGGCGGCACCAGTTCGTCACCGACGCCGAGTTCGACCCCACGCTGTGCCTGGTGGCCAGCAACGGCGACGGCATTCTGGGCGTGGCCCACTGCTGGACCAGCGCATTTATCAAGAACCTCGCGGTGCACCCGTGCGCCCAGGGCCAGGGGCTGGGCCGGGCGTTGTTGCTGCACAGTTTCCAGGTGTTCAAGCAGCGCGGCGAACCCTGCGTGGACCTCAAGGTACTGGAGAGCAACCTGCGCGCCCGTCAGCTGTACGAAAGCGCGGGAATGGTGTTTGTGCTGCGCGATGTGCTCGGCGACGGCTGA
- a CDS encoding YkgJ family cysteine cluster protein gives MNTHFCCVGCGKCCTDHHVPLTLDEARMWAADGGNVIVLVEGFLGNGLGLPLQQREHAKRRSVVVPSGSTEAFVAITFAAYNAGRCRNLDEDNRCRIYERRPLVCRIYPMEINPHIPLNPGAKDCPPESWEQGPALIIGGELVDPQLAELIRHSRQADRDDVQIKEAACALLGIRTTALKGDGFTAYLPDMAAFAQAVEQATEEPSAAHEWVFHVSGLDIAEQVLNAGAQIATEVPANYAFIPLRAA, from the coding sequence ATGAATACTCATTTTTGCTGCGTCGGCTGCGGCAAATGCTGCACCGACCACCATGTGCCCCTGACCCTCGACGAAGCCCGTATGTGGGCGGCGGACGGCGGTAACGTGATCGTGCTGGTGGAGGGGTTTCTCGGCAACGGTCTGGGCTTGCCCTTGCAGCAACGCGAGCACGCCAAGCGGCGTTCGGTGGTGGTGCCCAGCGGCAGCACCGAGGCATTTGTGGCAATCACCTTTGCCGCCTATAACGCCGGGCGCTGCCGGAATCTTGACGAAGACAACCGCTGCCGCATCTATGAGCGTCGCCCGTTGGTCTGCCGCATCTACCCGATGGAAATCAACCCGCACATCCCGCTCAACCCCGGCGCGAAGGACTGCCCGCCCGAATCCTGGGAACAGGGCCCGGCGCTGATCATCGGTGGTGAGTTGGTGGACCCGCAACTGGCCGAATTGATCCGCCACTCGCGCCAGGCCGACCGCGACGATGTGCAGATCAAAGAAGCGGCGTGCGCATTGCTGGGCATTCGCACCACAGCACTCAAGGGCGATGGATTTACCGCCTACCTGCCGGACATGGCCGCATTCGCCCAGGCGGTTGAGCAGGCCACCGAGGAGCCGAGCGCAGCCCATGAGTGGGTGTTCCATGTGTCCGGGCTGGATATCGCCGAGCAGGTGCTGAATGCGGGGGCGCAGATTGCCACCGAGGTGCCGGCCAATTATGCGTTTATCCCACTGCGCGCGGCGTAA
- a CDS encoding HlyD family secretion protein, with protein MKKFFSLLATLLVLALAIWIGRTLWVHYMETPWTRDGRVRADIINVAADVTGEVVEVPVRDNQLVKKGDLLMQIDPEHYRIAVKQAQALVASRKATWEMRKVNAHRRADLDALVISRENRDDASNIADAALADYQHALAQLEAAELNLKRTQVVAAVDGYVTNLNVHRGDYARIGEAKMAVVDMNSFWVYGYFEETKLPHVKVGDKADMQLMSGETLKGHVESISRGIYDRDNPESRELIADVNPTFNWVRLAQRVPVRIRIDEVPDGVLLAAGITCTVIVSAVQK; from the coding sequence ATGAAAAAGTTTTTCAGCCTGCTCGCGACCTTGCTGGTATTGGCATTGGCGATCTGGATTGGCCGCACATTGTGGGTGCACTACATGGAGACGCCTTGGACCCGCGACGGCCGCGTGCGCGCCGACATCATCAACGTCGCCGCCGATGTCACCGGTGAAGTGGTCGAGGTGCCGGTGCGTGACAACCAGTTGGTAAAAAAAGGCGACCTGCTGATGCAGATCGACCCCGAGCACTACCGCATCGCCGTCAAGCAGGCGCAAGCGTTGGTGGCCTCACGCAAAGCCACATGGGAGATGCGCAAGGTCAATGCCCACCGCCGCGCCGACCTTGATGCGCTGGTGATCTCCAGGGAAAACCGCGACGACGCCAGCAACATCGCCGACGCGGCCCTGGCCGACTACCAGCACGCGCTGGCGCAGTTGGAAGCGGCTGAGCTGAATCTGAAACGCACGCAAGTGGTGGCGGCGGTGGACGGTTATGTCACCAACCTGAATGTGCATCGCGGCGACTATGCGCGTATCGGCGAAGCCAAGATGGCGGTAGTGGATATGAACTCGTTCTGGGTCTATGGCTACTTTGAAGAGACCAAGTTGCCCCATGTGAAGGTCGGCGATAAAGCCGATATGCAATTGATGAGCGGCGAGACCCTCAAAGGCCATGTGGAAAGCATCTCGCGCGGTATCTACGACCGTGATAACCCCGAGAGCCGCGAACTGATTGCCGATGTGAACCCGACCTTCAACTGGGTGAGATTGGCCCAGCGGGTGCCGGTGCGGATTCGTATCGATGAAGTGCCGGACGGGGTGTTGTTGGCGGCGGGGATTACTTGCACGGTGATTGTCAGTGCAGTGCAAAAATGA
- a CDS encoding NAD synthetase, translating into MHSDFLQSGVPDAHTTTRQRLTSLLDLPKLYRTIDADPAIVGAGVVHIGSDYRVTVLREFVPLCSIKPKRVILREVAGPMMTADDYAELTASSPRESQLWREASGMAASCGGAVIGYIIAKSGIAAAPFSAGTSLALSYVAYSAATASSLQCVNGSWRVANELTNPATNDYYDSLSWYQAMTVALDGISLVGAGTTTFASVKTVMAIKRATGRSSTDILRRMSRQERAKLTSEVLRLQNPRHPREMIRLKQLAGQLPKRYSNPQLRLGILTQIKDQIGATLSVGGSTYSGNINHIVIGLYEEFSDYDL; encoded by the coding sequence ATGCACAGCGATTTCCTGCAAAGTGGTGTACCGGATGCGCACACCACGACTCGCCAGCGACTGACCAGCCTGCTGGACTTGCCCAAGCTCTATCGAACCATCGATGCCGACCCGGCTATCGTCGGGGCCGGGGTGGTGCATATCGGCAGCGATTATCGTGTAACGGTGTTACGCGAGTTTGTACCGTTATGCAGTATCAAACCCAAGCGGGTGATTTTGCGGGAGGTGGCTGGGCCGATGATGACTGCCGATGACTATGCGGAACTGACGGCAAGCTCGCCGCGTGAGTCGCAGCTATGGCGAGAGGCATCGGGGATGGCTGCCTCCTGTGGAGGGGCCGTAATTGGCTACATCATTGCCAAATCAGGAATTGCAGCAGCGCCTTTCAGCGCGGGTACCAGCCTTGCATTAAGCTACGTCGCCTACAGCGCTGCGACTGCCAGTTCCCTCCAGTGTGTCAATGGTTCATGGAGAGTCGCCAACGAATTGACCAATCCCGCCACAAACGACTATTACGACAGCCTAAGCTGGTATCAGGCAATGACCGTCGCCCTGGATGGCATTTCATTGGTCGGCGCAGGTACCACCACCTTCGCCAGCGTCAAAACAGTAATGGCCATCAAGCGTGCGACTGGGCGTAGTTCGACAGACATCTTGAGACGCATGAGTCGCCAGGAACGTGCAAAGTTAACGAGCGAAGTGCTGCGACTGCAGAACCCCCGCCATCCCCGCGAAATGATTCGCCTGAAGCAGCTCGCGGGGCAGCTACCCAAACGCTACAGCAACCCCCAATTGCGTTTGGGCATTCTCACTCAAATAAAAGACCAGATTGGAGCGACCTTGAGCGTTGGAGGCAGCACCTACTCCGGAAATATCAATCACATAGTCATTGGTCTGTATGAGGAGTTTTCCGACTATGACTTATAA
- a CDS encoding DUF4440 domain-containing protein: MIDYTDFFEEVIQTHVEIEQWFAGVAPEGTLQHLLARFSPEFSMVAPATGTRVNAAGVKALFTRLGGMRPGLKITLSEMAGIDRHARGATVTYRERQVDDSGTQTDRRATVVFEKQASGALLWRHLHETFIAQ; encoded by the coding sequence ATGATCGACTACACCGACTTTTTCGAAGAAGTAATCCAGACCCACGTCGAGATCGAGCAATGGTTTGCCGGCGTTGCGCCTGAAGGCACCCTGCAACATCTACTGGCGCGCTTCTCGCCTGAGTTCAGCATGGTCGCCCCCGCCACCGGCACGCGAGTGAATGCGGCCGGGGTCAAAGCGCTGTTCACGCGCCTGGGTGGCATGCGGCCGGGGTTGAAGATCACCTTGAGTGAAATGGCCGGGATTGACCGGCATGCGCGCGGTGCCACGGTGACTTACCGCGAACGTCAGGTAGATGACAGCGGTACACAGACGGATCGGCGGGCCACGGTGGTGTTTGAAAAGCAGGCCAGTGGCGCGCTGTTGTGGCGACATTTGCATGAGACTTTTATAGCGCAATGA
- a CDS encoding efflux transporter outer membrane subunit, producing MPRRISRELKTLSVWALSLAISGCIGTGGIAPQGLALNANSLATDEAIQSAASDAHWPTAHWWQAYGDPQLDRWVALATRDSPGLAVAAARVREARAIAGVAESAESLQINSDTTLKRHNWPKDQFYGPGELSGANTWDNNSTLGLSYALDLWGRERNTTERAVDLAHMRAAEARQAQLELQNNVVRAYIQLSLQYANRDIVAATLAQQQQILDLANKRLNAGIGTHFDVSQAETPLPETHRQLDALDEEIALSRNQLAALAGKGPGEGAQLRRPSLSLATPLKLPSTLPAQLLGQRPDVVASRWQVAAQARGIDVAHAGFYPNVDLVGSLGYMATGGGMLAFLAGQKFNYSVGPAITLPIFDGGRLRAELGEASAGYDIAVARYNQTLVNALKSLSDQLIRRESMDKQQGFAAQSVASAQKTYDIAMIAYQRGLTDYLNVLNAQTLLFRQQQVEQQVQAARLSAHAELVTALGGGLGAGQDVPPDTKTLPGKTPATLAVFDH from the coding sequence GTGCCGCGTCGCATCAGCAGAGAGCTGAAGACTCTCAGTGTTTGGGCTTTATCGTTAGCCATCAGCGGCTGTATCGGAACCGGAGGAATCGCCCCCCAAGGCCTGGCCCTCAATGCCAATAGCCTGGCCACCGACGAAGCCATCCAAAGCGCCGCCAGCGACGCCCATTGGCCCACCGCGCACTGGTGGCAAGCCTACGGCGACCCGCAACTTGACCGCTGGGTCGCGCTTGCCACCCGCGACAGCCCAGGCCTTGCCGTGGCCGCCGCGCGGGTGCGTGAGGCACGGGCCATCGCCGGGGTTGCCGAGTCGGCCGAGTCGTTGCAGATCAACAGTGATACCACGCTCAAGCGCCACAACTGGCCCAAGGATCAGTTTTATGGCCCTGGCGAGTTGAGCGGGGCCAACACCTGGGACAACAATTCGACCCTGGGCCTGAGCTATGCCCTCGACCTGTGGGGCCGCGAACGCAACACCACCGAGCGTGCCGTCGACCTGGCCCATATGCGTGCCGCCGAAGCACGCCAGGCCCAGCTTGAATTGCAAAACAATGTGGTGCGCGCCTACATCCAGCTGTCGTTGCAGTACGCCAACCGCGATATCGTCGCGGCGACCCTGGCCCAGCAACAGCAGATTCTCGACCTGGCCAACAAACGCCTGAATGCCGGTATCGGTACCCATTTCGACGTGAGCCAGGCCGAAACGCCGCTGCCGGAAACCCATCGCCAACTGGACGCCCTCGACGAAGAAATCGCCCTGAGCCGCAACCAACTGGCTGCGTTGGCGGGCAAGGGACCGGGAGAGGGCGCGCAGTTGCGGCGCCCGAGCCTGTCTCTGGCAACGCCACTGAAACTGCCGTCGACCCTGCCCGCGCAATTGCTCGGCCAGCGCCCGGACGTGGTTGCCAGCCGCTGGCAAGTGGCGGCCCAGGCCCGCGGGATTGATGTGGCGCATGCCGGTTTCTACCCCAACGTCGATCTGGTCGGCAGCCTCGGCTACATGGCCACCGGCGGCGGCATGCTGGCGTTTCTGGCGGGGCAGAAATTCAATTACAGCGTCGGCCCGGCGATTACCTTGCCGATTTTCGACGGTGGGCGTCTGCGTGCCGAGTTGGGTGAAGCCAGCGCCGGTTATGACATCGCCGTGGCGCGCTACAACCAGACTCTGGTCAATGCGCTCAAGAGCCTCAGCGACCAGTTGATCCGCCGCGAGTCCATGGACAAGCAGCAAGGCTTCGCCGCGCAATCGGTGGCCTCGGCGCAAAAGACCTACGACATCGCGATGATCGCCTACCAGCGCGGCCTCACCGATTACCTCAATGTGCTCAACGCCCAGACCCTGCTGTTTCGCCAGCAACAGGTCGAGCAACAGGTTCAGGCCGCGCGCCTCAGCGCCCACGCCGAACTGGTCACCGCATTGGGCGGCGGCCTCGGCGCCGGCCAAGACGTTCCCCCGGACACCAAGACACTCCCTGGCAAAACCCCGGCGACTCTCGCCGTGTTCGATCACTGA
- a CDS encoding LysR family transcriptional regulator — protein MDTLQNMRAFSCVAEAGSFTAAAAQLDTTTANVSRAVSNLEAHLQTRLLNRTTRRIALTEAGKRYLLRCEQILAYVEEAEAEASDAHARPAGQLKVHTMTGIGQHFVIDAIARYRRTHPDVTFDLTLANRVPDLLDEGYDVSIVLASELPDSGFVSQRLGITYSIACASPDYVKAKGCAHRPHDLLNHACLRLVSPVIQLDKWTFNGPEGQESVAINTSPFLVNSADAMKTAITSGMGIGLLPVYAAIEGLRNGTLVRVMPNYRSQELNLYAIYPSRQYLDAKIKTWVEYLRGSLPEILAAHQAELAAYELSGSLGGVRLSN, from the coding sequence ATGGACACTTTGCAAAACATGCGCGCCTTCAGTTGTGTGGCCGAAGCCGGCAGCTTCACCGCCGCCGCCGCGCAACTGGACACCACCACGGCCAACGTCTCGCGCGCGGTTTCCAATCTGGAAGCCCATCTGCAAACCCGCTTGCTCAACCGCACCACCCGGCGTATTGCCCTCACCGAAGCAGGTAAACGCTACCTGCTGCGCTGTGAACAGATCCTTGCATACGTCGAAGAAGCCGAGGCCGAAGCCAGCGACGCGCATGCGCGCCCCGCCGGGCAATTGAAAGTGCACACCATGACCGGCATCGGCCAGCATTTTGTCATCGACGCCATCGCCCGCTACCGCCGCACCCACCCGGACGTGACCTTCGACCTGACCCTGGCCAATCGCGTGCCGGACCTGCTCGACGAGGGCTACGACGTGTCCATCGTGCTCGCCAGCGAATTGCCGGACTCGGGGTTTGTGTCCCAGCGCCTGGGCATTACCTACAGCATCGCCTGTGCCTCGCCCGATTACGTCAAGGCCAAGGGCTGCGCCCATCGCCCCCATGATTTGCTCAACCACGCCTGCCTGCGCCTGGTCAGCCCGGTGATCCAGTTGGACAAGTGGACCTTCAACGGCCCCGAAGGCCAGGAAAGCGTGGCGATCAACACCTCACCGTTTCTGGTGAATTCGGCGGACGCGATGAAAACCGCGATCACCAGCGGCATGGGTATCGGCCTGCTGCCGGTGTACGCGGCCATCGAAGGCCTGCGCAACGGCACATTGGTACGCGTGATGCCCAACTACCGTTCCCAGGAACTCAACCTGTACGCCATCTACCCGTCGCGCCAATACCTGGATGCGAAGATCAAGACTTGGGTGGAATACCTGCGTGGTTCATTGCCGGAGATTCTGGCGGCGCATCAGGCAGAGTTGGCGGCTTATGAGTTGAGCGGCAGCCTGGGCGGTGTGCGTCTGTCGAACTGA
- a CDS encoding FUSC family protein: MTPLPAPLRWLRSLEWRRGFFDWARSDGVTWVYIFKVLIAAFLTLWLAMRLELPQPRTAMITVFIVMQPQSGQVFAKSFYRFLGTLAGSAVMVLLIALFAQNTELFLGALAIWVGICTAGATRNRNFRAYGFVLAGYTAAMVGLPALAHPDGAFMAAVWRVLEISLGIICSTLVSAAILPQTSSAAMRNALYQRFGVFALFVTDGLRGRSQREDFEASNVRFIAEAVGLEGLRSLTVFEDPHMRRRNGRLSRLNSEFMSITTRFNALHQLLERLRTDAADHVVAAIKPGLQDLAELLDGFSGRALTSPDAACLVNQLSAYKDRLPATVRSLRTAFQQGNPSDTEQLDFHTAYELLYRFVDDLHNYAQTHASLADHTHAREDWDEAYTPKTNWLACAASGIRASFILIVLGSYWVATAWPSGATMTLIAAATVGLSAATPNPKRMAFQMACGTLIGALVGFVEMFFVFPWIDGFPLLCVMLAPVIILGAFLASRPQYAGVGVGLLIFFSTGSVPDNLTVYNPYTFINDYIAMIIGMLVCAAAGAIILPPNSRWLWRRLEQDLREQVVYAISGKLKGLTSSFESRTRDLLHQAYGLAVGQPQVQRDLLRWMFVVLEVGHAIIELRKEQAILPVHPAYADSQPWRQAIRVMGRSLVRLFLQPSASNLERGLIAVDHAISRVQATDEPFAPHFDTSALRRVKSYLHFIRTSLLDPQSPLAALKGSPHAP, from the coding sequence ATGACTCCCTTGCCTGCACCGCTGCGTTGGCTGCGTTCCCTTGAATGGCGCCGTGGCTTTTTCGATTGGGCACGCAGTGACGGCGTGACCTGGGTGTACATCTTCAAGGTGCTGATCGCAGCGTTCCTCACCCTGTGGCTGGCCATGCGCCTGGAACTGCCACAACCGCGCACCGCCATGATCACCGTGTTTATCGTGATGCAGCCGCAGAGCGGACAGGTGTTCGCCAAGAGCTTTTATCGCTTCCTCGGCACTCTGGCGGGCTCGGCGGTGATGGTGTTGCTGATCGCCTTGTTTGCACAGAACACCGAGCTGTTCCTCGGCGCGCTGGCGATCTGGGTGGGCATTTGCACCGCCGGCGCGACGCGTAACCGTAACTTTCGCGCCTACGGCTTTGTGTTGGCGGGGTATACGGCGGCGATGGTGGGCTTGCCCGCGCTGGCGCATCCGGATGGCGCCTTTATGGCGGCGGTGTGGCGGGTGCTGGAAATCTCCCTGGGGATTATCTGCTCCACCCTGGTCAGCGCGGCGATTTTGCCGCAGACCTCCAGCGCCGCCATGCGCAACGCCTTGTACCAGCGCTTTGGTGTGTTCGCGCTGTTCGTCACGGACGGCTTGCGCGGGCGCAGCCAGCGTGAAGATTTTGAGGCCAGCAACGTGCGCTTTATTGCTGAAGCCGTCGGCCTGGAGGGGCTGCGCAGCCTCACGGTGTTTGAAGACCCGCACATGCGGCGGCGTAACGGGCGGCTCAGTCGCCTCAACAGCGAATTCATGAGCATCACCACGCGCTTCAACGCCTTGCACCAGTTGCTTGAACGCCTGCGCACCGATGCCGCCGATCATGTGGTTGCCGCAATCAAACCTGGTCTGCAAGACCTCGCCGAACTGCTCGACGGCTTCTCCGGCCGCGCCCTGACCAGCCCCGATGCGGCGTGCTTGGTCAACCAACTCAGCGCCTATAAGGACCGCTTGCCCGCCACGGTGCGCAGCCTGCGCACGGCGTTCCAGCAGGGCAACCCGAGCGACACCGAGCAGTTGGATTTTCATACGGCCTACGAACTGCTCTACCGCTTCGTCGACGACCTGCACAACTACGCGCAAACCCACGCCTCCCTGGCCGATCACACCCATGCGCGGGAAGACTGGGACGAGGCGTACACACCTAAAACCAACTGGCTGGCTTGCGCTGCGTCGGGCATTCGTGCCTCATTCATCCTGATCGTGCTCGGCAGTTACTGGGTGGCCACGGCCTGGCCCAGCGGCGCCACCATGACCCTGATTGCCGCCGCCACCGTCGGGCTGTCGGCCGCCACGCCCAACCCCAAGCGCATGGCGTTCCAGATGGCCTGCGGCACCTTGATCGGCGCGCTGGTGGGCTTTGTCGAGATGTTTTTCGTGTTCCCCTGGATCGACGGCTTCCCACTGCTGTGCGTGATGCTCGCGCCGGTGATCATCCTCGGGGCTTTCCTGGCTTCACGCCCGCAGTACGCCGGGGTCGGCGTGGGCCTGTTGATCTTCTTCAGCACCGGCTCGGTGCCGGACAACCTCACGGTCTACAACCCGTACACCTTTATCAACGACTACATCGCGATGATCATCGGCATGCTGGTGTGCGCGGCGGCCGGGGCGATCATCCTGCCGCCCAACAGCCGTTGGTTGTGGCGCCGGCTGGAGCAAGACCTGCGCGAGCAAGTGGTGTACGCGATCAGCGGCAAGCTCAAGGGCCTGACGTCGAGTTTCGAAAGCCGCACCCGTGACTTGCTGCACCAGGCCTATGGCCTCGCCGTGGGCCAGCCGCAAGTGCAACGCGACCTGCTGCGCTGGATGTTCGTGGTGCTGGAAGTCGGCCACGCGATCATCGAGTTGCGCAAGGAACAGGCGATCCTGCCGGTGCACCCGGCGTACGCCGACTCCCAGCCATGGCGCCAGGCAATCCGCGTGATGGGCCGCTCGTTGGTGCGGCTGTTCCTGCAACCCAGTGCCAGCAACCTGGAGCGGGGTTTGATCGCGGTCGATCATGCGATCAGTCGCGTGCAGGCCACCGACGAACCCTTCGCCCCGCACTTCGACACCTCGGCCCTGCGCCGGGTGAAAAGCTACCTGCACTTTATCCGCACCTCGCTGCTCGACCCGCAATCGCCGCTGGCGGCTCTCAAAGGATCCCCCCATGCCCCGTGA
- a CDS encoding chemotaxis protein CheV → MSTTKARADSLSLLLFTLRSGKLMAINLLKVSEIIPCPPLTRLPESHPHVKGIATLRGASLSVIDLSRALGEMPLEDPNGGCLIVTDVSRSKQGLHVQAVSKIVHCLTTDIRPPPYGSGGNRAFITGVTQVDGGLVQVLDIEKVIHGIAPAPIEAAPTDLTMEEAEVLGNARILVVDDSQVALQQSVHTLRNLGLTCHTARSAKEAIDVLLELQGTAAQINVVVSDIEMSEMDGYALTRTLRETPDFNNLYVLLHTSLDSAMNSEKARLAGADAVLTKFSSPELTRCLVVAAKSVAEKGL, encoded by the coding sequence ATGTCCACCACCAAAGCCCGCGCAGACTCACTCTCGCTTCTGCTCTTTACCTTGCGTAGCGGCAAGCTGATGGCCATCAACCTGCTGAAAGTCAGCGAAATCATTCCCTGCCCGCCGCTCACCCGGCTGCCGGAGTCACACCCCCACGTCAAAGGCATCGCCACCCTGCGCGGTGCCTCGTTGTCGGTGATCGACCTGAGCCGTGCCCTGGGGGAAATGCCCCTTGAAGACCCCAACGGCGGCTGCCTGATCGTCACCGACGTGAGCCGTTCCAAGCAGGGCCTGCATGTGCAGGCCGTGAGTAAAATCGTGCATTGCCTGACCACCGACATCCGCCCGCCCCCCTACGGCTCCGGTGGTAACCGCGCGTTTATCACCGGGGTAACCCAGGTCGATGGCGGGCTGGTGCAAGTGTTGGACATCGAAAAAGTTATCCACGGCATCGCCCCGGCGCCGATTGAGGCAGCGCCGACCGACCTGACCATGGAAGAGGCCGAAGTCCTGGGTAACGCACGGATTCTGGTGGTGGATGACAGCCAGGTGGCGCTGCAGCAGTCGGTGCACACACTGCGCAACCTCGGCCTGACCTGCCACACCGCACGCAGCGCCAAGGAGGCCATCGACGTGCTGCTGGAACTGCAAGGCACCGCCGCGCAGATCAACGTGGTGGTGTCGGATATCGAAATGTCCGAAATGGACGGGTACGCCCTCACCCGCACCCTGCGCGAAACCCCGGACTTTAATAACCTCTACGTGCTGCTGCACACCTCTCTGGACAGCGCGATGAACAGCGAAAAGGCGCGCCTGGCAGGTGCCGACGCGGTACTCACCAAGTTTTCCTCGCCGGAGCTCACCCGGTGCCTGGTCGTCGCCGCCAAATCGGTCGCCGAAAAAGGCCTGTAA
- a CDS encoding DUF1656 domain-containing protein, with product MPREIAFHGLYMPTMTLMFLIAAGLAWALDRCLAGFDLYRFFWHPALLRLSLFVCLFGALALTVYR from the coding sequence ATGCCCCGTGAAATCGCGTTCCACGGCCTCTACATGCCCACGATGACGCTGATGTTTTTGATTGCCGCGGGACTGGCCTGGGCGCTGGACCGCTGCCTGGCCGGGTTCGACCTGTACCGTTTTTTCTGGCACCCGGCGTTGCTGCGCCTGAGCCTGTTCGTTTGCCTGTTCGGCGCCCTGGCGCTGACCGTCTACCGTTGA
- a CDS encoding D-glycerate dehydrogenase, protein MKKTVLAFSRITPPMIERLQQDFEVIAPNPKLGDINAQFNEALPHAHGLIGVGRKLGRAQLEGASNLQVVSSVSVGYDNYDVPYFNERGIMLTNTPDVLTESTADLAFALLMSSARRVAELDAWTKAGQWKASVGAPLFGCDVHGKTLGIVGMGNIGAAVARRGRLGFNMPILYSGNSRKVALENELGAQFRSLHQLLAEADFVCLVVPLSDKTRHLISTRELALMKPSAILINISRGPVVDEPALIQALQNQTIRGTGLDVYEQEPLAESPLFQLSNAVTLPHIGSATHETREAMANRALDNLRSALLGQRPQDLVNPQVWKG, encoded by the coding sequence ATGAAAAAGACTGTCCTGGCCTTCAGCCGCATCACCCCGCCCATGATCGAACGCCTGCAACAGGACTTCGAGGTGATCGCGCCCAACCCCAAGCTTGGCGACATCAACGCCCAATTCAACGAAGCCCTGCCCCACGCCCACGGCCTGATTGGCGTGGGTCGCAAGCTGGGCCGGGCGCAGCTCGAAGGCGCGAGCAACCTGCAGGTGGTATCCAGCGTGTCGGTGGGCTACGACAACTATGACGTGCCGTACTTCAACGAGCGCGGGATCATGCTGACCAACACCCCTGATGTGCTCACCGAAAGCACCGCCGACCTGGCCTTCGCCCTGCTCATGAGCAGCGCCCGCCGCGTTGCCGAGCTGGACGCCTGGACCAAGGCCGGCCAGTGGAAAGCCAGTGTCGGCGCGCCGTTGTTTGGGTGCGATGTGCATGGCAAGACCCTGGGCATTGTCGGCATGGGCAACATCGGCGCAGCCGTGGCCCGTCGTGGCCGGCTGGGCTTCAACATGCCGATCCTGTACAGCGGCAACAGCCGCAAGGTGGCACTGGAAAACGAGCTGGGCGCGCAGTTTCGCAGCCTGCACCAGTTGCTGGCCGAGGCGGATTTCGTCTGCCTGGTCGTGCCATTGAGCGACAAGACCCGTCATTTGATCAGCACCCGCGAGTTGGCGCTGATGAAACCCAGCGCAATCCTGATCAACATCTCCCGTGGCCCGGTGGTGGACGAGCCGGCGCTGATCCAGGCCCTGCAGAACCAGACCATTCGCGGTACCGGGCTGGACGTGTACGAGCAGGAGCCGCTGGCCGAGTCGCCGCTGTTCCAGTTGAGCAATGCCGTGACCCTGCCGCACATCGGCTCGGCCACCCACGAAACCCGTGAAGCCATGGCCAACCGCGCCCTGGACAACCTGCGCAGCGCCCTGCTGGGCCAGCGTCCGCAGGACCTGGTGAACCCGCAGGTGTGGAAGGGTTGA